A DNA window from Pseudomonas wuhanensis contains the following coding sequences:
- a CDS encoding VOC family protein, whose protein sequence is MHRVQKLTPCLWFDDQAEEAAKFYCAIFDHSKIAGITHYGKAGQKIHCRPEGSVMTVSFELDGQSFTGLNGGPVFKFNEAISFQVNCHTQEEVDHFWGRLSAGGPVEAQQCGWLKDKFGVSWQVVPVVLMDMMKDPDTAKSQRAMTAMLQMKKLDIATLQRAFDGES, encoded by the coding sequence ATGCACCGCGTTCAAAAACTCACGCCCTGCCTATGGTTCGACGATCAGGCCGAGGAAGCCGCGAAGTTTTACTGCGCAATCTTCGATCATTCAAAAATCGCCGGCATCACCCATTACGGCAAGGCCGGTCAGAAAATCCATTGCCGGCCGGAAGGTTCGGTGATGACCGTCAGTTTCGAGCTCGATGGGCAAAGCTTCACAGGCCTTAACGGTGGCCCGGTTTTCAAGTTCAATGAGGCGATCTCATTCCAGGTCAATTGCCACACTCAGGAAGAAGTCGACCACTTCTGGGGGCGCCTGTCTGCGGGTGGTCCCGTTGAAGCCCAGCAATGCGGCTGGCTCAAGGATAAATTCGGTGTGTCGTGGCAGGTCGTGCCGGTCGTTCTGATGGACATGATGAAAGACCCCGACACAGCCAAGTCCCAGCGCGCCATGACAGCGATGCTGCAAATGAAAAAACTCGACATCGCCACGCTGCAACGAGCCTTTGACGGCGAGAGCTAA
- a CDS encoding AraC family transcriptional regulator → MKHTVAKDADKAPRFWRDDALPFIEARSIADGREVCYSRHSHAHFSIGAITAGRSTYIHEQSEFQVSAGTVVLMNPGDVHACNPIDDQPWSYLMLYVETPWLTDLQHQLGFSQDSAFRRFSITHNRDVQLFTGLKSLYEVLIDPQQDVLCKHSAAVEFFTEVQQRLNPVDQPLREPNFKLERAADYIRDNCTQMLKLEDICEAAQLSSSYLIRAFKQHYGMTPHAFLINRRIQFARDRLRSGKLIADVALEAGFADQAHFQRVFKQHLAATPGQYRG, encoded by the coding sequence ATGAAGCACACCGTCGCCAAAGATGCAGACAAAGCCCCGCGCTTCTGGCGCGACGACGCCCTGCCCTTCATCGAAGCCCGCTCCATCGCCGACGGTCGCGAGGTCTGCTACAGCCGGCATTCCCACGCGCATTTTTCCATCGGCGCAATCACCGCCGGGCGCAGCACCTATATTCACGAACAATCGGAGTTTCAGGTCAGTGCCGGCACCGTGGTGCTGATGAATCCGGGCGATGTGCATGCCTGCAATCCGATCGACGACCAGCCGTGGTCGTACTTGATGCTGTACGTCGAGACGCCGTGGCTGACCGACTTGCAGCATCAGCTCGGCTTCAGCCAGGACTCGGCGTTTCGCCGGTTTTCCATCACCCACAATCGTGACGTCCAGCTGTTTACCGGCCTGAAGAGTTTGTACGAGGTGTTGATCGACCCGCAGCAAGACGTGCTGTGCAAGCACAGCGCTGCGGTGGAGTTTTTCACCGAGGTGCAACAGCGGCTCAACCCCGTCGATCAACCGTTGCGCGAACCCAATTTCAAGCTGGAGCGGGCCGCCGACTATATCCGCGACAATTGCACACAGATGCTCAAGCTGGAAGACATTTGCGAGGCGGCGCAACTGTCGTCGTCCTACCTGATCCGCGCGTTCAAGCAGCATTACGGCATGACGCCCCATGCGTTTCTGATCAACCGGCGCATCCAGTTCGCCCGGGATCGGTTGCGCAGCGGCAAGTTGATTGCCGATGTGGCGCTGGAGGCCGGGTTTGCTGATCAGGCGCATTTTCAGCGTGTATTCAAACAGCATCTGGCGGCGACACCGGGGCAGTATCGCGGCTAA
- a CDS encoding transposase, with the protein MFSCAGIDVSKDSLEVWINSQGIGASFPNSASGFPVLIDWLKGFEVTRVLLEATGGYERGPMKVLQRGGFDVLRINPRRAKDFAKAMGYRAKTDAIDARLLAEFATIIKDADSRITSAEQDNLRALVQQRENFVQQQSDDRRRIKTASVDSIKPLLQSHIDYLDQAIKSIEQLICQSAKDLDSEKIARLRSVKGLGLVTAASIMAYLPELGEVGRHEIAALAGIAPYNDDSGNHEGPRHISGGRFAVRRAMYMASWAVILRQPEFKARYDALRLRGKCAKVALIACMRVLLIRLNAMIRDQTEWREQAA; encoded by the coding sequence ATGTTTTCCTGCGCAGGCATTGATGTTTCCAAAGACAGTCTGGAAGTCTGGATTAATTCGCAAGGCATTGGTGCGAGTTTTCCGAACAGCGCCAGTGGTTTCCCGGTGCTGATTGATTGGTTAAAAGGCTTCGAAGTCACCCGCGTGTTACTGGAAGCCACCGGTGGCTACGAGCGGGGGCCCATGAAGGTGCTTCAAAGGGGCGGCTTTGACGTCTTACGAATCAATCCTCGTCGGGCGAAAGATTTTGCCAAGGCAATGGGTTATCGCGCTAAAACAGACGCGATAGATGCGCGGCTTCTCGCCGAATTTGCAACGATTATAAAGGACGCCGATAGCCGTATCACCAGCGCCGAACAGGACAATTTGCGTGCGCTGGTACAGCAACGCGAAAACTTTGTTCAGCAGCAAAGTGACGACAGGCGGCGTATCAAAACGGCTTCTGTCGACTCGATAAAACCCTTGTTGCAAAGCCATATCGACTATTTAGATCAGGCAATAAAGTCGATAGAACAGCTGATCTGCCAAAGCGCCAAAGACCTGGACAGTGAAAAAATTGCCCGCTTGCGCTCGGTTAAGGGACTAGGGCTCGTGACCGCAGCCAGCATCATGGCCTACCTGCCTGAGCTGGGAGAGGTTGGACGGCACGAGATCGCAGCACTGGCAGGGATCGCCCCTTACAACGACGACAGCGGCAACCACGAAGGGCCTCGTCATATAAGCGGTGGCCGATTTGCCGTGCGACGTGCGATGTACATGGCCAGTTGGGCTGTGATTTTGCGACAACCCGAGTTCAAAGCCCGATATGACGCGCTTCGCCTGAGAGGTAAATGCGCGAAAGTGGCGCTGATCGCCTGCATGCGGGTGTTGTTGATAAGGCTGAACGCGATGATCCGTGACCAAACTGAGTGGAGAGAGCAGGCAGCCTAA
- a CDS encoding LysE family translocator: protein MSLILSMAAFALVASITPGPVNIVALSSGAQFGFRASQRHVAGATLGFVLLLVLMGLGLHEVLQRWPALTRVVQLAGVAFLLFMAFKLATDNGQLDAKESGRAPSMLYGAVMQWLNPKAWLACVAGMGAFVADGEARLVWQFAAVYLVICYLSVGCWAYAGTFLRGYLSNPAGMRLFNRGMALLLAVSAGYLLLP, encoded by the coding sequence ATGAGTCTGATTCTTTCCATGGCCGCGTTTGCGCTGGTCGCCTCTATAACGCCGGGGCCGGTGAATATTGTGGCGTTGAGCTCTGGCGCGCAGTTCGGCTTTCGCGCCAGTCAGCGGCATGTGGCCGGGGCGACCCTGGGATTCGTGCTGTTATTGGTGCTGATGGGGTTGGGGTTGCATGAGGTGTTGCAGCGTTGGCCGGCGCTGACGCGGGTGGTGCAACTGGCCGGCGTGGCATTTCTGTTGTTCATGGCTTTCAAATTGGCCACTGATAACGGTCAGCTCGATGCCAAGGAGTCAGGGCGGGCGCCGTCGATGCTGTATGGCGCGGTCATGCAATGGCTCAACCCGAAAGCCTGGCTGGCCTGCGTGGCGGGGATGGGCGCGTTTGTCGCCGATGGCGAAGCGCGTCTGGTCTGGCAGTTTGCGGCAGTGTATCTGGTGATCTGCTATCTGTCGGTGGGTTGCTGGGCATATGCCGGGACGTTTTTACGCGGCTATCTGAGCAACCCGGCGGGGATGCGCCTGTTCAATCGGGGCATGGCGTTGTTGCTGGCGGTGAGTGCGGGGTATTTGTTGTTGCCGTAG
- a CDS encoding DUF1059 domain-containing protein produces the protein MARKYIDCREFPSDSKCSVALSADSENELLEAAAQHAVSVHKHTDSPELRAQLKTMFHDGTPPVEAPRPA, from the coding sequence ATGGCGCGTAAATACATCGATTGCCGCGAGTTTCCAAGCGATTCCAAATGCTCGGTCGCGCTGTCTGCAGACTCTGAAAACGAACTGCTCGAGGCCGCTGCACAGCATGCGGTCAGTGTTCACAAGCACACCGACTCACCAGAACTGCGTGCTCAACTGAAGACCATGTTTCACGACGGCACCCCGCCTGTTGAAGCACCACGTCCCGCTTGA
- a CDS encoding amino acid racemase produces MKVKARSTNKTSIVRKLGIVGGLGSLAGGDLFYKLVKSRAVLEDQGRYHFLFEQHPFKDVLLPLDSGASMTSRKFYVFQVCKSFEESGFDAVMLPCFASHTFRAEIQEELGIAVLDMMAALTRHVSHVVEPQTTLGVIASDFVRHCGLFERHFEKDFKIVYPDPQAQSALMEAMYGLNGIKDGHLEGVPLEAVYQACLSLQAQGATVILPGMTELSLVCTDLQRRGVAVLDINEIYANFATLESGQPRRPPFKLGILGGVGPAATVDFMGKVVAHTPAGKDQEHIKMVVEQNPQIPDRTANLLRDETDPTMAMYATCKRLESAGANAIAIPCNTAHAFVERIQTHLRVPIVNMLTETVEWIVQKFGSGKAIGLLATSGTVQSQVYHQAARRAGLQILTPGVDYQAMVMEAIYGQRGIKAGFTQGLCKEQLLLAAEHLCELGAGVLILGCTELPLVLDHCEAFEINGHTVALVDPTTILALKCIELAEKDPSSQRAL; encoded by the coding sequence ATGAAAGTTAAAGCGAGGTCGACCAACAAAACTTCTATTGTCCGCAAGCTGGGCATTGTCGGTGGACTCGGGTCACTGGCCGGGGGAGATCTGTTCTATAAGTTGGTCAAGTCCAGAGCCGTGCTGGAGGACCAGGGTCGATACCATTTTCTGTTTGAGCAGCACCCTTTCAAGGACGTGCTGCTGCCCCTGGACAGCGGGGCGAGCATGACTTCGCGCAAGTTCTATGTGTTCCAGGTGTGCAAGTCGTTCGAGGAAAGTGGCTTCGATGCCGTGATGCTTCCCTGCTTCGCGAGCCATACCTTCCGCGCTGAAATCCAGGAGGAGCTTGGCATTGCGGTATTGGACATGATGGCTGCTTTGACCCGGCACGTTAGTCACGTCGTCGAGCCGCAAACGACCTTGGGAGTCATCGCCTCCGACTTTGTCCGCCATTGCGGATTGTTCGAACGACATTTCGAAAAGGATTTCAAGATTGTCTACCCGGATCCGCAAGCGCAATCGGCGTTGATGGAGGCCATGTACGGCCTGAACGGCATCAAGGACGGCCACCTGGAAGGCGTACCTCTTGAAGCGGTTTACCAGGCTTGCCTCTCATTGCAGGCGCAGGGAGCCACGGTGATCTTGCCCGGCATGACAGAGCTTTCGCTGGTCTGCACTGACCTGCAGCGTCGAGGGGTTGCCGTCCTGGACATCAATGAGATCTACGCGAACTTCGCCACGCTGGAGAGCGGACAGCCAAGACGTCCCCCCTTCAAATTGGGCATCCTGGGCGGCGTCGGGCCTGCCGCCACCGTGGATTTCATGGGCAAGGTGGTCGCCCATACGCCTGCGGGGAAGGATCAGGAGCACATCAAAATGGTGGTCGAGCAAAACCCGCAAATACCGGACCGAACGGCCAATCTGCTCCGAGATGAAACGGATCCCACGATGGCGATGTATGCAACCTGCAAGCGTCTCGAAAGCGCGGGAGCAAACGCCATCGCGATACCTTGCAATACCGCCCATGCGTTCGTCGAACGTATTCAGACGCACCTGAGGGTGCCCATCGTGAACATGCTGACCGAAACGGTGGAATGGATAGTGCAGAAATTTGGTTCGGGTAAGGCGATCGGCCTTTTGGCGACATCCGGTACCGTACAAAGTCAGGTTTATCACCAGGCCGCACGTCGCGCCGGGCTTCAAATCCTCACGCCTGGCGTCGATTACCAAGCGATGGTCATGGAAGCCATTTACGGGCAACGAGGTATCAAGGCCGGATTCACCCAAGGGCTCTGCAAAGAACAATTGCTGCTGGCAGCCGAACACCTGTGTGAGTTGGGGGCGGGGGTTCTGATCCTGGGGTGTACGGAATTGCCTCTGGTGCTCGACCATTGCGAGGCGTTTGAAATCAATGGGCACACCGTGGCGCTTGTCGACCCGACGACGATCCTGGCTTTGAAGTGCATAGAGTTGGCAGAAAAGGATCCATCAAGCCAACGAGCTTTGTGA
- a CDS encoding dicarboxylate/amino acid:cation symporter encodes MKKNKLPRRIAIGIVLGVLVGWACHHFAGSEQSAKEIAAYFSMVTDIFLRLIKMIIAPLVFATLVGGIASMGNSRSVGRIGMRAMAWFVTASVISLMIGMGLVNLFQPGAGLNMEVVQHATAAVPVNTGDFSLKTFISHVFPRSIAEAMANNEILQIVVFSLFFGFALAGAKRAGYTKITDSIEELAKVMFKITDYVMAFAPIGVFAAIASAITTQGLGLLVDYGKLIAEFYLGIVILWAVLFGAGYAFLGRSVFDLGKLIREPILLAFSTASSESAYPKTIEALEKFGAPKRVSSFVLPLGYSFNLDGSMMYQAFAIMFIAQAYNIDLSFTQQLLILLTLMVTSKGMAGVARASVVVVAATLPMFNLPEAGLLLIIGIDQFLDMARTATNVVGNSIATAVVAKSEPHEEPAEEGQAQVPVRSRSEPVSVA; translated from the coding sequence GTGAAGAAAAATAAGCTTCCACGTCGAATTGCGATTGGCATTGTGCTGGGCGTGCTTGTGGGTTGGGCGTGTCACCATTTCGCAGGAAGCGAGCAAAGTGCCAAGGAGATTGCAGCTTACTTTTCGATGGTCACCGACATTTTCCTGCGATTGATCAAGATGATCATTGCCCCCCTGGTATTTGCGACGCTGGTCGGTGGCATCGCCAGCATGGGTAACTCTCGTTCCGTTGGACGGATCGGCATGCGGGCGATGGCGTGGTTCGTGACGGCCTCAGTCATCTCACTCATGATCGGGATGGGGCTGGTTAACCTGTTTCAACCCGGTGCCGGATTGAATATGGAGGTTGTTCAACATGCAACCGCCGCCGTGCCAGTCAATACGGGGGATTTCAGCCTCAAGACCTTTATCAGCCATGTGTTCCCTCGCAGTATTGCCGAGGCCATGGCTAATAACGAGATCCTGCAAATTGTGGTCTTTTCGCTGTTCTTCGGATTCGCCCTGGCCGGTGCCAAACGTGCTGGCTACACGAAGATAACGGACTCCATTGAGGAGTTGGCAAAGGTGATGTTCAAGATCACCGACTACGTAATGGCTTTCGCGCCGATTGGTGTTTTCGCCGCCATCGCATCTGCCATTACTACCCAGGGACTTGGTTTGCTCGTCGATTACGGCAAGCTGATCGCCGAGTTCTACTTGGGGATTGTCATCCTTTGGGCCGTGTTGTTCGGCGCAGGCTATGCGTTCCTCGGACGATCGGTTTTTGACCTCGGCAAGCTTATTCGCGAGCCGATCCTCTTGGCGTTTTCAACCGCCAGCAGCGAGTCCGCTTACCCAAAAACCATTGAGGCGCTGGAGAAGTTCGGCGCTCCAAAACGGGTGTCCAGCTTCGTGTTGCCCCTGGGTTACTCGTTCAACCTTGACGGTTCGATGATGTACCAGGCGTTCGCCATCATGTTCATAGCCCAGGCGTACAACATCGACCTCAGCTTTACCCAGCAACTGCTGATTCTTTTGACGTTGATGGTCACCAGCAAGGGAATGGCGGGTGTTGCACGTGCCTCAGTCGTTGTCGTCGCTGCGACACTGCCAATGTTCAATCTTCCTGAGGCAGGCCTGCTGTTGATCATTGGCATTGACCAGTTCCTGGACATGGCTCGAACCGCCACCAACGTAGTGGGGAACAGTATCGCAACGGCCGTCGTCGCCAAATCCGAGCCTCACGAAGAACCCGCGGAGGAGGGCCAGGCACAGGTTCCAGTGCGGTCTCGATCCGAACCGGTTTCGGTGGCTTGA